TGGTGTCGCGGAACGGTTGGTGAGATGATATTTCGCCCTTGGGTAGAGCGCATCGAACAAGCAGGGGGAAAATTACTCGCTAATCGACGAGTCAGTGATGTAATTGTTGATAGTAATAATCAAGCGACAGCAGTTGTTTGTCGTGATGAAGTTTTTGAGGCAGATGCGATTATTTTTGCCGTTGGTATCAGCGGTATGAAGAAGATTGTGTCTGGTAGCCCCAGCTTACAAAACCGTAAAGAATTTCGGGATATTCACAACTTGGGCGCGGTTGATGTGTTGGCAACCCGCCTCTGGTTTGACCGCAAAATTAATATTCCCCGTCCTTCTAATGCCTGTTTTGGTTTTAATGCTACAACTGGATGGACGTTTTTCGATTTAAATGCCATACATGATGAGTACCGCGATGAACCAGGGACGGTTATTGAGGCAGATTTTTATCACGCAAATCAGTTTCTTCCCTTAAGCGATGAGGAAATTGTGCTGCTGGTTCAGCAAGATTTAGCAACTTGTATCTCGGCTTTTCGAGATGCAAAAGTAATCGATAGTAGTGCAATCCGCTTACCGCGTGCAGTGACTCACTTTTTCCCTGGTAGCTATCAGTATATGTTACCCGGAGAGACAAGGATCAAGAATGTATTTATGAGTGGCGATTGGATTGTTACCCGTCACGGTTCTTGGTCGCAAGAAAAGGCTTATATAACTGGTTTGGAAGCGGCAAATTCGGTTATTTCTCACTTTGGACGTGGGAGTAAGGCTTTGATTCTACCCATAGAGGCGGATGAGCCGCATATTCAAGTTGGTCGAGCAATTAACCAAAGCCTACGTAATTTCGGTAAAACATTCTTACCTAATATTTGGCTCCCTTAGAACTATTTAGCTGTGTTTTTTTCTTCAGTCCAAACACTGCACCAAAACCACTTACCAAGATCAATGCAGATGTCAAAGAGGATTCAGGAACTGGCTTTGATTGGCTAGTTACATTCACATTTGCATCCAGAGCATCCCCTCTAGAATACACATAATTAAAAGCATCTTTGTCATTGAGAACGCTGGCACGTAAGAAAAGTGCGCTCCAGCGAGCTACAGTTTCTACTGCTACATCTTGAGTTATTGTTGGAGTGTTGCTGTCTGGTCTTGCACCTATAGGGTTGTTCGTATTTGTGATGCCATAGTGGTTAGCACCCAAAATGGTAATCAATGTTTTAGGAGGGTTTTGGATCTGATTGTAGGTTTTTTGGGCGTTAACAGGAAGAGCAATACTATCAAGATTTCCCTGTAAGAGAGCAGTGGAAATTTTTGAATTGTTGATGGGAATAAACTCTTGAGTATTGAAGTTCCGTAAATTTGCACCGAAAAACGCTCCTGCTACGAGTTCATTAGGTCGGCTGAAGGAGCCTTCACATAAAATAGGAAGGCAGAGGTTGGCAATAGCAGATAGTCCGACAGCACCCCCTTGGGAGTGACCGAGTAAAGCTAGTTTCTGTGTATTGATAACGCCAGCAACGGGTGAAGTAGAGTTAGAGTTTTCTTTCACCATTTGTGACAGAACGGCGTTTAATTGTGACGTTTCGGGTAGAAGTCCCGTAAATCCGAACTGTGGCAGTGACTTCTGGTGATTGGGTACAACTACTACGAATCCGTAGCTTGCTACTGTACTAGCAAAATTTGTGTAATTTGATTTATCGACATTCGCACCTTGCAATAGCAGCGCAATGGGAAACGAATAGTTGCCAGTTTTAAGGTTTGATGGGTTTGGAAAGTAGATATCGGCTAAGTCATTATTAGCGGAGATTGTTGTGCTGTAGCTACCTACATCGTTGAATAAAGGAGCATCGCTGAACCTTGCAGCGGCAGTTTCCCCAATACCACAGATAATAAATGCTGCACCAACAGAAGCGAGTGACAATGCTTTTAATCTAGCCAAAGAACTTACTCCTTTACTAAATGCGTCTGCTGGTTGCAAAGCTACTCAATAACATCACTGGCAACAACTACTTTTAGATAGAGAAAGCGCGACGCTGAAGACAGCCGCTTCGGTTCACGCATCCTCATTACCCACTCAACTTGATATCTTGGTAGAAAACGCGGGGTTAAGTCCTATGGTGACGGCAACGAAAACCACTCAAGGGCGGGGTGTACTTAGAAACATTAGTTGGCTGACTTTTGAAACAATACTTGCAGAGATGGGGGAAGATCGTAACACTCGGCTGGCTTACGATCGCGGAACGCTAGAAATTATGACTCCTCTGATGCCTCATGAGCATAACAATAGGCTGCTGGAACACTTGGTGTTCGCTTTAGCTGAGGAACTGAACCTCAACCTCAGAAGTGCTGGATCTCTCACTTGTAAGCGTCCAGACTTACAGCGGGGAGTTGAACCGGATTCTTGCTTTTATATTCAAAATGAACCGCTAATCAGACAGAAAAGGGATATTGACCTAACAATTGACCCACCTCCTGACTTAGCAATAGAGGTGGACTTCACCAGTTCGTCTGTTGACAAACTTTCAATTTATCTCGCTTTGGGTGTTCCGGAAGTTTGGCGTTATGACGAACCTGTGATGCAAATTTATCAATTGCAAGAAGGTGTGTATGTCCCGTGCGCTGTTTCTCCTACTTTTGCAAATCTACCCTTAACAACAGAAATTCCAGGTTTTTTGGAAGAAAGCCTAAAAATTGGGGAAATCCCTATGATTCGGTCTTTTCGCGCTTGGGTAAGACAGCAAATAGAGCATCGTGGCGACAATTGTTGAGGAAAATTGAGAACGCGATCGCTCGAAAGATTTATTATATTCAAAGTTTAATTATCCGGAGCTAATGTCTTATGCCTAACGTTGAGGAAGACGAAATCCGAGAGAATCGCATTGCAATGGAGATAATCGTCGATGCCTATGACGAAGAAGAACAGGCGATGGGATGGTACTACTACCTTGAAAACAATCTCAACTTCCCCTTTAAAGCTAAGTGGGTGAGAAAGGGACGCAAATCATCCTCACCTGAAGGCAAAGAAGTTGAGGTGGTGGAAATGTCATCGGAGGATGAATGCTCGCACGATATGTTTGTAGAAGTGCTTTACAAAGATGCTACAGGTGAAGATACGTTCTCAGCACGTTTATCTGACATAGAACCGATTGATGCTGATAGCAAAACCTTGGAAGCAATCGCCGACTGGCACTATTGGCTTGGCAGAGGATACGAGTTTTAAAGGAGTCGTTTTAATGGCAGTTTATCAAGTCCGGCTAGTGAATCCAGTGATCGCGCTTGACCGTACCATCTCAGTGCCAGACGATCAGTATATTCTAGATATAGCTGAAGATGCTGGCATTCGATTACCTTCTGGGTGTAAACAAGGAGAATGTTCAGCTTGTATTGCCAAGCTGGTGAGTGGTGAAGTCGATCAAGGCGAACAAAAGTTTCTACGTCTAAAAGAACTAGAGGCTGGGTACACTGTTACCTGTGTGGCTTATCCTCTGTCGGATTGCACTTTGGAAACCCACCAAGAACAAGTTTTATATAAATCGGCTCTTTACTTTCAGCCAGATTCTGCTAAATCCGAATAATTCTTGTGCGAATGCTTGCAATATTTCGCAACTAGCAATTAGTCAGTTTTAACTAAAGGTACAGATGGTCTTGCTGCCATGTTCTTAGGTGGCAATTTGGTTAAACTTGCCGCTACACGAGTATTTACAGGGAAGATTTTTGAGTGCGATCGCGCTGATGTATATGAAAAAGCCGAATGGTACAATTCCTTATAAGAAAAAATACACTCTTTTGAAGAAATGAAGGGTGAAATAGTTAGTGCAGAGGATAAAAATGAGCCGGTTACTCTACGAAAATTCAGTTTCTTATAAAGGATATCTGATCATCCCATTTGTTTTTGGAATAGCGGATGGTCAAAATATTTACTCTTATGCTTTACTTTCTGAATTAGGGCATAAAGGTAAATTTCATAAATTGGAAAATCCGGCTGGTTTTTATTCAAGTTGCCTTGAGACGATTATTAAGGTTGCAAAAGAACATCTAGAGGAGAAGTCAGATGTTGCCAGTCAACACGATTATTTTAAAAATAGATATATCTATCAAGATAATTTGATTATTGTTTATCAATTAGCAAGTAAATATTTTTACGATCATTATAAACCGGAGATTTTAAATAATGTTGCCGCGCCAAAAATATTTGAGACTGAACAAGAATGTATTAACTGGATAAAAGAGGGACTAGATAAGTCGCGGATTAATCAACAAGTTTAAATTGTACGCAGATAGAAGTAAGGTGGACAATGCCCACCCTACTCGACGTGCTATTCTGGTACTATTTCGAATGAGAACGCGCTTGTTTTACCATTGCAATGAGCGTATGGTGAGCATCTTCGGCATCTTTGAGAATATGATCGAAGTGAATGCGTATCGGCACATCTGAACCTTTGACTTCTGCCATTAAATTCATGCCTTCTGGGTCTATTGAAACCATTTCTGCCTTTACAGCATCAGGAGAATTTCCGTAAGTTTGGGCGTAAAGAACGACAGCACTCGCGTGATCGTCGTTCATGTGAGCGCAAATGCGATCGCTTATTTCAGACGTTATTGCATCGGACATTAGATAGCACCCTCTGATGTAATTAATTAAGAATGTTTAGCGACAAAATTGCTAACTACATTGACAAATTCACCCGTTGACTCATAGGGTAGAACATTACGACCTAACATTTTAATTCCCTCAGCATTGGGTAAAGACTTCTGATAGTCAGCCAAGCGTTCATTGGGAGTTTCGCCTTTACCAGCTTGACTAATGCTGGATGCCGTGTCGCCGACAACTACCAGAGTGGGTTGAGAGATAGATGCGATCGCGTCTCGATAATCTTGCCGCCAAAACCCTGCTAGAAAGGAAAAAACAGCATGGCGAGTCTCTGGATCTGTCGCACCTTTCTCCAGCGTTTCCAGCCACTCCCGATCGACTGAATCAGCCTTTTCAAAGAGTTGTTTAGTTGAGAAAGAACGTAAGAACTGTTCGCGCCGCGCATAGCGATAAAAGGCACTCCCAAAAGGAGAGTCTAACAGATTCCAGGTGAATTTTTGCCGCCAATTTGCTCTAGGTTTAGCAAGCAACGTCAAAGCGGGAGGGCCAGCCAGCACCAAGCCTCGAATAAAATTAGAATTCGTTTCTAGACGAACTAACTCAATTGCTACCGGCAGCAAGGCACCTTGCACCACTACAATTACAGGTTTTTGAACTACAGTTTGCAAAAAATGTTGCAATTGCTGTGCCCAATCAAGAGGAGTATAAGCCACATGAGGCATATCGCTCTCTCCACATCCTAGTAAGTCTGGATTGTAAATTGGATTCCGGCGACCCGCTTCATACCATTCTCGACAGAATCGCTGCCAAAATTTTCGGGATAATCCTACCCCAATGGGATGAATCAATAGTAGGGGAGTCCCGTCATTTGTATTCGGATTAATTGCAGTATGAAACTCGTAGGCGCAGCGATAGTTTTTCCAAGTGTAAAACTGCGTAGGATTTACGGTTTCAGTTTCAGTGGGTGAATTTTGAGTTGAAGATAATGGTTGCATAATTATCCAGAAAGCAATTAAGGTTAGGAGCATCCCAATCAGAGTAAAAACGCCTGATAGCTAAAATCGCAGCTATACAATGAAGCCTGACGAGAGCAGGTTTCAGCCTGTAAGCTTATTTTTAGAAAAATGGGATGCACTTTGCTCGTTTTTTGGGTTGATGAGCTAAATTTTGAGTTAACTTAACAGTGCCTCCTGGCAAAGCTCAGCTCATCTATCGCTCGTAAGAATAAATATCTCCCGGTTGCTTAAATAGGGTAGATGAACGATCTGAAAGCAATTGCAGATCGTCCTTGTCTAGTTGGAAACTTAAAGCTTCTACATTCTTTTGAATCTGCTGACGATCTAGAGTAAAGCCTGATATGACAGCAGCAACACCAGGCTGTTGTTTAACCCAGTTTAAAGCTACCTGAGAAATTGTTTTCTCATATTTTTTTGCCACCTGTGCCAACGTGTCTAGCATCTCTAGGACAAGTTGCCAGCCGCCGTGAGCGCGGATCATACTGTTGTAGTAGAAGCCACGAGCGTGAGAGCCTTCGCTTGGGGCTGATGCAACACCCCGGAACTTATCTGACAAGAAGCCGCCTGCTAGAGGACCGTAGGGCAACAAAGCAATATTATGCTGGAGACATAGACTTTGCATTGAGTTTTCTACTCGTCGGTCAATTAAGCTGTATTGAACTTGATGAGTGCTGATTGTGGCGTATTGCAAAGCTTTTTCCAGCATCGGCGTGTTGAAATTAGTAACGCCAAGTTTGCAAATTTTACCTTGTTCTAAAAGTTCTGCGAAAACACTAAAAGTAGAGGCAAAATCTAATCCTGGATTATGCCAGTGGATTTGTACGCAATCGAGAGTATCGCGCTGCAAATTGCGAAGAGAATTTTCAATTTTGCTGCGAATTTGTGTTGGATTCGGAATATTGCCGAAAAAGACAGCTTTGGTCAAAATGGTGCAGTCGCTACCTTTGAGCAAGCGACCGAGAACACTTTCGCTGCGTCCATAGATGTCTGCGGTATCAAAATGAGTAATACCCAGCGCTAAGTAAATATCCAAAGCACGGGCGATGTCGGCTTCTGAAATTCGTTTCCAACTGCGATCGTCAAGTTGCCAGCAGCCGACAATGAAAGAGGATTTTTCTTGGCTATTCATGCTTTCGGTCAATATTCCTTGCAATTCATGGCAAAAAGGTGTATTTCTCTGCTAAATGCCCCCTTGACGATTATGCGCCTAAAATCGTCTGCAAACCCTTCACGAATCGCCCAATCCCCTCGGCTGCAGTTTCTTTTTGCAGGGCACCATAGGCAACGCGCAGATAGCATCCATCTTCCATGCCAAAGGCGGTACCTGGAATGACAGCGACGCCATGTTCGCGGATGAGTCGTTCTACCAAGTCCATCGCGGGCAATTTTGTATGAACTCTCAGCAGAAAATAAAAAGCACCATCTGCTGGGGGGATGGTGCATAAATATTGGATGCGATCGCATTCGTTGAGGACAATTTCTCGCACAGAGGCGATCGCTTCTAGCTTTTCTTTGCAGTAGCCTACTCCCGCTTGCAATGCCCCCAAGGCGGCATACTGGGAAATAACTGGGGGACAAATCAAAATCGTATCCTGAATCTTCTTGACGGCGGTGAGTAGGGATTTTGGGATGACCATATAGCCGATGCGCCAGGATGCGAAACCGTAAGCTTTAGACAGCGAGAAGAGGGAAATTGTATGGAGGTGGCTGTCTAGAATCGCTGCTGGGGAAAAATGCTGCACGCCGTTATAAGTGAAGTATTCATAGGCTTCATCGCTGATGTGATAGATGCCGCGATCGCGACAAATTTGATTCACTTCCTGCAATGCGGCTTCCGAATACACGGCTCCTGTGGGATTATTGGGTGAAATTGTGACAACTGCCCGCGTTTTTTCGGTAATTGCTTGCCGAACCGCCTCCGGACGGAGTTGATAATTCTCATCCGTTGCGACCAGAACCGGACGACAACCCGCCATTGTAATTGCCATCTCTTGGTTGAAGTAATAAGGCGTTTGGAGAATAATCTCATCTCCGGGATTCGCGATCGCTAACATCACATTCACGAACGCCATGTTACTGCCAGCAGTGACTACAATGCAGTTCTCAGCATTCATGTCAATTGCGTTCTCAAATTTTAATTTTTGAGCGATCGCCTCCAGCAACGGCGAGATACCTTGCACGGGTTTGTACTTGTGATTCTCTGGATCTGCCAGGAAATCGGACAGTTGTGCGATCGCTTCTGGCGGCGGACTATAATAAGCAACGCCTTGTCCCAGAGAAATCGTTCCCGGACAGCTACGAATCAATTCCCCCACAACGGGAATAATTGGCGACTGCACCACCTGTATTCGAGAAGATTCGGTAAGCATACAAAACTCATCATTCAGGGTTTATTGTGCATTTTTCATAATATTTAAAAATCGAAAATTACTTTTTTTTCGCCCTTTTTTCTATTGAGGCAGAGCGTTAGGGCGAGGTTTAGGGGAGAAAATTTCAATTGCACAAACTTAAATCCCCCGAACACAGTTTAAAAGCGAGAACCCAAAAAGTTTCGCAGAACGTCAATCACAAGCTTTCCATTCATATCGTTTCCGGATGACTCAATTGAAATCCAGCAGCTTTTAGCTTGTAATTTGACACTCGCGCATTGTAAGGTCGAACACTTTTCTGGGATTCATCCCAAGAAACTTTGGGTAGATTATGTTGGTCGCACACTCGGTCAAGAAGTTCTCGATAGGTCAAATGTGCATCATCCACTAAATTGTAAATTCCTTGCAGTTGGTGCTTGCGGACAAACTCAATAGCCGCAACAATGTCATCCAAGTGAATCCAGTTTGTTGAGTCCTCGCCGTTTCCAGGGCGAGTTGTACCAACAACTCGACTGAATATTTTAGATAATTCACGACCTGACCCATGAATTCCGCCTAAACGGAGGATACAAACGCTTAGATTTTCAGTGGAAGCTGATAGCAATACTTGCTCAGTATCGCAGAGAATTTGACCATTCTTGTTAGCAGGTGCAACGGGTGATTCTTCATCCACCCATTCCCCATTTCTATCTCCGTAGACAGCATAACTTCCCGTATAGATTAGCTGTCGTACCGAAGGAGTTTGTTTCAAGGCTGTGACTAAGCTATGGGCAGTTTTTAAATAAGTTTCTTCGTAAACATCGGCATTTTTTGCTCCAATACTTAGCAGTACAGTATCCTGATTTTCCAGCACCGATTGTAGACCTGCCAAATCATCACCTTTTACCAGGAAGACTTGTTGGACAACTGCTTCTAATTCTGAAATTCGTTCGGAAGAAGTTGTGGTTGCGGTAACAGTAAATCCTAACTCTTGACGCCAATATTGGGCAATTGGCTTACCCACATAACCACAGCCAATGATTGCAACGTTCATGAAGATTCCGATGTAAATAAATCTAGAGGCAAATGACCATACATCTCGTTAATTCCGTCTTCACTCGCAGACTGGCAGGACACCAAAACTCCGCGATGTTCTCCTATGTACGGATTGAGATAACATAAGTTAGTCTGAGGGTTGAATTTAATATAAACAGAGCCATCAATCGTCGCTAAATCTTTATTGACTTCATAACCCAAAGCAGTTGCATAGGTTTTTAAAGCTTCAATCCCTTGCTCGGCTGTATCGGCACAAACCCCTAGTATTTGGTTATCAGAAAGCTCTGTTACCAAAAGTAGCGCTTGACGAATTGAATTTTTATCCGGTGTATCTTCACTGGAATCTATCTTCAAGCAGTCGAAAATTTTGAGAATTTTATGTGCTTCTTGAACGGTTAAGCTGGATGAATTCTGGACAGACATAAATTCCTAGGCTTACTGGGCTAATTCCCGCTCAATCGCTGCAATCAATTCTGGTGAATCTGGCTTTATGCTGCTATTAAATCGAGCCACTACTTCACCTTGCTTACTGATTAAGAATTTCTCAAAATTCCAAG
Above is a window of Coleofasciculus sp. FACHB-1120 DNA encoding:
- a CDS encoding calcium-binding protein, translated to MPNVEEDEIRENRIAMEIIVDAYDEEEQAMGWYYYLENNLNFPFKAKWVRKGRKSSSPEGKEVEVVEMSSEDECSHDMFVEVLYKDATGEDTFSARLSDIEPIDADSKTLEAIADWHYWLGRGYEF
- a CDS encoding alpha/beta hydrolase, with protein sequence MQPLSSTQNSPTETETVNPTQFYTWKNYRCAYEFHTAINPNTNDGTPLLLIHPIGVGLSRKFWQRFCREWYEAGRRNPIYNPDLLGCGESDMPHVAYTPLDWAQQLQHFLQTVVQKPVIVVVQGALLPVAIELVRLETNSNFIRGLVLAGPPALTLLAKPRANWRQKFTWNLLDSPFGSAFYRYARREQFLRSFSTKQLFEKADSVDREWLETLEKGATDPETRHAVFSFLAGFWRQDYRDAIASISQPTLVVVGDTASSISQAGKGETPNERLADYQKSLPNAEGIKMLGRNVLPYESTGEFVNVVSNFVAKHS
- a CDS encoding aldo/keto reductase; the encoded protein is MNSQEKSSFIVGCWQLDDRSWKRISEADIARALDIYLALGITHFDTADIYGRSESVLGRLLKGSDCTILTKAVFFGNIPNPTQIRSKIENSLRNLQRDTLDCVQIHWHNPGLDFASTFSVFAELLEQGKICKLGVTNFNTPMLEKALQYATISTHQVQYSLIDRRVENSMQSLCLQHNIALLPYGPLAGGFLSDKFRGVASAPSEGSHARGFYYNSMIRAHGGWQLVLEMLDTLAQVAKKYEKTISQVALNWVKQQPGVAAVISGFTLDRQQIQKNVEALSFQLDKDDLQLLSDRSSTLFKQPGDIYSYER
- a CDS encoding SDR family oxidoreductase gives rise to the protein MNVAIIGCGYVGKPIAQYWRQELGFTVTATTTSSERISELEAVVQQVFLVKGDDLAGLQSVLENQDTVLLSIGAKNADVYEETYLKTAHSLVTALKQTPSVRQLIYTGSYAVYGDRNGEWVDEESPVAPANKNGQILCDTEQVLLSASTENLSVCILRLGGIHGSGRELSKIFSRVVGTTRPGNGEDSTNWIHLDDIVAAIEFVRKHQLQGIYNLVDDAHLTYRELLDRVCDQHNLPKVSWDESQKSVRPYNARVSNYKLKAAGFQLSHPETI
- a CDS encoding FAD-dependent oxidoreductase — encoded protein: MPTETQTSKIVVVGAGWAGLGATYHLARQGYDVTLLEAGPYPGGLVAGWKTAGGRSVEAGIHGFWYPYRNIFSLVKELGLNPFTPWTRSSQYSPAGLEVESPIFQDLPRLPTPLGTFLYTQFKRLPLSDRLSALPLLYAVIDFDNSDEAWRRYDSVTARELFKDFGVSARLYRDSFEPMLLVGLFAPGEQCSAAAALGMLYYFILAHQPDFDVVWCRGTVGEMIFRPWVERIEQAGGKLLANRRVSDVIVDSNNQATAVVCRDEVFEADAIIFAVGISGMKKIVSGSPSLQNRKEFRDIHNLGAVDVLATRLWFDRKINIPRPSNACFGFNATTGWTFFDLNAIHDEYRDEPGTVIEADFYHANQFLPLSDEEIVLLVQQDLATCISAFRDAKVIDSSAIRLPRAVTHFFPGSYQYMLPGETRIKNVFMSGDWIVTRHGSWSQEKAYITGLEAANSVISHFGRGSKALILPIEADEPHIQVGRAINQSLRNFGKTFLPNIWLP
- a CDS encoding DUF2470 domain-containing protein, translated to MSDAITSEISDRICAHMNDDHASAVVLYAQTYGNSPDAVKAEMVSIDPEGMNLMAEVKGSDVPIRIHFDHILKDAEDAHHTLIAMVKQARSHSK
- a CDS encoding Uma2 family endonuclease, with translation MVTATKTTQGRGVLRNISWLTFETILAEMGEDRNTRLAYDRGTLEIMTPLMPHEHNNRLLEHLVFALAEELNLNLRSAGSLTCKRPDLQRGVEPDSCFYIQNEPLIRQKRDIDLTIDPPPDLAIEVDFTSSSVDKLSIYLALGVPEVWRYDEPVMQIYQLQEGVYVPCAVSPTFANLPLTTEIPGFLEESLKIGEIPMIRSFRAWVRQQIEHRGDNC
- a CDS encoding 2Fe-2S iron-sulfur cluster-binding protein, which codes for MAVYQVRLVNPVIALDRTISVPDDQYILDIAEDAGIRLPSGCKQGECSACIAKLVSGEVDQGEQKFLRLKELEAGYTVTCVAYPLSDCTLETHQEQVLYKSALYFQPDSAKSE
- a CDS encoding alpha/beta hydrolase, producing the protein MQPADAFSKGVSSLARLKALSLASVGAAFIICGIGETAAARFSDAPLFNDVGSYSTTISANNDLADIYFPNPSNLKTGNYSFPIALLLQGANVDKSNYTNFASTVASYGFVVVVPNHQKSLPQFGFTGLLPETSQLNAVLSQMVKENSNSTSPVAGVINTQKLALLGHSQGGAVGLSAIANLCLPILCEGSFSRPNELVAGAFFGANLRNFNTQEFIPINNSKISTALLQGNLDSIALPVNAQKTYNQIQNPPKTLITILGANHYGITNTNNPIGARPDSNTPTITQDVAVETVARWSALFLRASVLNDKDAFNYVYSRGDALDANVNVTSQSKPVPESSLTSALILVSGFGAVFGLKKKTQLNSSKGAKY
- a CDS encoding DUF1824 family protein, translating into MSVQNSSSLTVQEAHKILKIFDCLKIDSSEDTPDKNSIRQALLLVTELSDNQILGVCADTAEQGIEALKTYATALGYEVNKDLATIDGSVYIKFNPQTNLCYLNPYIGEHRGVLVSCQSASEDGINEMYGHLPLDLFTSESS
- a CDS encoding pyridoxal phosphate-dependent aminotransferase encodes the protein MLTESSRIQVVQSPIIPVVGELIRSCPGTISLGQGVAYYSPPPEAIAQLSDFLADPENHKYKPVQGISPLLEAIAQKLKFENAIDMNAENCIVVTAGSNMAFVNVMLAIANPGDEIILQTPYYFNQEMAITMAGCRPVLVATDENYQLRPEAVRQAITEKTRAVVTISPNNPTGAVYSEAALQEVNQICRDRGIYHISDEAYEYFTYNGVQHFSPAAILDSHLHTISLFSLSKAYGFASWRIGYMVIPKSLLTAVKKIQDTILICPPVISQYAALGALQAGVGYCKEKLEAIASVREIVLNECDRIQYLCTIPPADGAFYFLLRVHTKLPAMDLVERLIREHGVAVIPGTAFGMEDGCYLRVAYGALQKETAAEGIGRFVKGLQTILGA